The following coding sequences are from one Mugil cephalus isolate CIBA_MC_2020 chromosome 9, CIBA_Mcephalus_1.1, whole genome shotgun sequence window:
- the LOC125013723 gene encoding complement C1q and tumor necrosis factor-related protein 9 isoform X1: MSERPAVGTAAPSGQRGAGRRGQGVTAPGKRWSDKITDETMPAVLLHFLVVVALPVVMATTEPLDPVGWEALTSSPPPSQSLSLYQTDATDSSSYCQMLLESGAPPDQIPWFCLCTQCQNNQGPKGSQGPRGLPGTPGGPGRRGMTGARGPPGFVGRLGAKGQKGDDGDKGDQGPQGPMGPKGGRGFKGEKGEQGLEGRQGDQGPKGDDGVCPDNCEASQGPPGPSGLPGPAGARGLPGTPGVVGHNGLKGDVGDVGHPGVPGPGGEKGDQGPQGECNCTDGLDGSPGQRGDKGDKGDEGRMGPEGQTGLHGVKGDMGAMGMRGPPGLCMPSIQSAFAAGLTSSFPPPNAPVVFSHVLYNVQGHYDPGSGLYTAPVNGTYVFSYHLTVYDRVLKVGLFWNFIPVVKTTEPKVLGTTSQSVVLHLSRGDRVWVQVKDVLTNGMYAGSEASTTFSGFLLHPDTCDLVLLRAPIPPMKTPDGGYTWGSTPESTSPPPPGGSP; the protein is encoded by the exons ATGTCTGAACGTCCTGCCGTCGGTACCGCCGCCCCCAGCGGGCAGCGGGGCGCAGGGCGGCGGGGACAAGGTGTCACAGCGCCGGGGAAAAGATGGAGCGATAAAATCACAGATGAG ACAATGCCGGCCGTTCTTCTTCACTTCCTGGTTGTTGTGGCCCTCCCGGTTGTCATGGCGACCACGGAGCCCCTGGATCCCGTTGGCTGGGAGGCCCTCACCTCCTCTCCGCCCCCGTCCCAGAGTCTGAGTCTCTACCAGACCGACGCCACCGACAGCAGCAGCTACTGCCAGATGCTGCTGGAGTCCGGGGCCCCCCCAGACCAGATCCCCTGGTTCTGTCTCTGCACTCAATGCCAGAACAACCAGGGGCCCAAAGGAAGCCAAGGGCCTCGGGGCCTCCCAG GAACTCCTGGAGGTCCTGGGAGAAGAGGGATGACGGGGGCCCGGGGCCCTCCAGGCTTTGTGGGCCGGCTTGGAGCCAAAG GACAGAAAGGAGATGATGGAGACAAGGGAGACCAGGGCCCCCAGGGGCCAATGGGACCCAAAGGAGGCCGAGGCTTCAAAG GTGAGAAAGGTGAGCAAGGTCTGGAGGGCCGTCAAGGAGACCAGGGGCCCAAAGGAGACGACGGTGTCTGTCCAGATAACTGCGAGGCCAGCCAGGGGCCTCCGGGACCATCCGGCTTGCCGGGCCCTGCAGGAGCCAGAGGTCTGCCCGGGACACCGGGGGTGGTGGGGCACAACGGTCTAAAGGGTGACGTGGGTGATGTGGGGCACCCTGGGGTCCCTGGACCAGGGGGTGAGAAAGGAGATCAGGGCCCCCAGGGGGAGTGTAACTGCACAGATGGACTAGATGGGAGTCCAGGACAGAGGGGGGACAAAGGAGACAAGGGGGATGAGGGGAGGATGGGCCCCGAGGGGCAGACAGGGTTACATGGGGTGAAGGGGGACATGGGGGCCATGGGGATGAGGGGCCCCCCAGGTCTCTGCATGCCCTCTATCCAGTCAGCCTTCGCTGCAGGGTTGACGTCCAGCTTCCCCCCACCCAACGCCCCCGTGGTCTTCTCCCATGTCCTCTATAACGTCCAAGGCCACTACGACCCCGGGTCCGGCCTCTACACGGCCCCTGTTAACGGAACCTACGTCTTCAGCTACCACCTCACCGTCTACGACCGGGTCCTCAAGGTCGGCCTCTTCTGGAACTTCATCCCGGTTGTGAAGACCACCGAGCCCAAGGTTCTGGGGACCACGTCTCAGTCGGTGGTCCTCCACCTGTCCAGGGGGGACAGGGTCTGGGTTCAGGTGAAAGATGTCCTCACTAATGGCATGTACGCCGGCAGCGAGGCCAGCACCACCTTCTCTGGCTTCCTGCTCCACCCAGACACCTGTGATTTGGTTTTACTCAGGGCCCCCATTCCCCCCATGAAAACCCCTGATGGAGGATACACCTGGGGCAGCACACCCGAgtccacctcccccccccctccaggaGGGTCCCCCTAG
- the LOC125013723 gene encoding complement C1q and tumor necrosis factor-related protein 9 isoform X2 has protein sequence MPAVLLHFLVVVALPVVMATTEPLDPVGWEALTSSPPPSQSLSLYQTDATDSSSYCQMLLESGAPPDQIPWFCLCTQCQNNQGPKGSQGPRGLPGTPGGPGRRGMTGARGPPGFVGRLGAKGQKGDDGDKGDQGPQGPMGPKGGRGFKGEKGEQGLEGRQGDQGPKGDDGVCPDNCEASQGPPGPSGLPGPAGARGLPGTPGVVGHNGLKGDVGDVGHPGVPGPGGEKGDQGPQGECNCTDGLDGSPGQRGDKGDKGDEGRMGPEGQTGLHGVKGDMGAMGMRGPPGLCMPSIQSAFAAGLTSSFPPPNAPVVFSHVLYNVQGHYDPGSGLYTAPVNGTYVFSYHLTVYDRVLKVGLFWNFIPVVKTTEPKVLGTTSQSVVLHLSRGDRVWVQVKDVLTNGMYAGSEASTTFSGFLLHPDTCDLVLLRAPIPPMKTPDGGYTWGSTPESTSPPPPGGSP, from the exons ATGCCGGCCGTTCTTCTTCACTTCCTGGTTGTTGTGGCCCTCCCGGTTGTCATGGCGACCACGGAGCCCCTGGATCCCGTTGGCTGGGAGGCCCTCACCTCCTCTCCGCCCCCGTCCCAGAGTCTGAGTCTCTACCAGACCGACGCCACCGACAGCAGCAGCTACTGCCAGATGCTGCTGGAGTCCGGGGCCCCCCCAGACCAGATCCCCTGGTTCTGTCTCTGCACTCAATGCCAGAACAACCAGGGGCCCAAAGGAAGCCAAGGGCCTCGGGGCCTCCCAG GAACTCCTGGAGGTCCTGGGAGAAGAGGGATGACGGGGGCCCGGGGCCCTCCAGGCTTTGTGGGCCGGCTTGGAGCCAAAG GACAGAAAGGAGATGATGGAGACAAGGGAGACCAGGGCCCCCAGGGGCCAATGGGACCCAAAGGAGGCCGAGGCTTCAAAG GTGAGAAAGGTGAGCAAGGTCTGGAGGGCCGTCAAGGAGACCAGGGGCCCAAAGGAGACGACGGTGTCTGTCCAGATAACTGCGAGGCCAGCCAGGGGCCTCCGGGACCATCCGGCTTGCCGGGCCCTGCAGGAGCCAGAGGTCTGCCCGGGACACCGGGGGTGGTGGGGCACAACGGTCTAAAGGGTGACGTGGGTGATGTGGGGCACCCTGGGGTCCCTGGACCAGGGGGTGAGAAAGGAGATCAGGGCCCCCAGGGGGAGTGTAACTGCACAGATGGACTAGATGGGAGTCCAGGACAGAGGGGGGACAAAGGAGACAAGGGGGATGAGGGGAGGATGGGCCCCGAGGGGCAGACAGGGTTACATGGGGTGAAGGGGGACATGGGGGCCATGGGGATGAGGGGCCCCCCAGGTCTCTGCATGCCCTCTATCCAGTCAGCCTTCGCTGCAGGGTTGACGTCCAGCTTCCCCCCACCCAACGCCCCCGTGGTCTTCTCCCATGTCCTCTATAACGTCCAAGGCCACTACGACCCCGGGTCCGGCCTCTACACGGCCCCTGTTAACGGAACCTACGTCTTCAGCTACCACCTCACCGTCTACGACCGGGTCCTCAAGGTCGGCCTCTTCTGGAACTTCATCCCGGTTGTGAAGACCACCGAGCCCAAGGTTCTGGGGACCACGTCTCAGTCGGTGGTCCTCCACCTGTCCAGGGGGGACAGGGTCTGGGTTCAGGTGAAAGATGTCCTCACTAATGGCATGTACGCCGGCAGCGAGGCCAGCACCACCTTCTCTGGCTTCCTGCTCCACCCAGACACCTGTGATTTGGTTTTACTCAGGGCCCCCATTCCCCCCATGAAAACCCCTGATGGAGGATACACCTGGGGCAGCACACCCGAgtccacctcccccccccctccaggaGGGTCCCCCTAG